The DNA region AGGTTCACCCTCAGCCCTGACGATTCGAGCCCCTGGTACCCGGGAAGGCCGTTCGCCAGCTCGTACACCGCCGCCGCCGAACACAGAAACGCGATCGCCACCGTCCCCACGCCCACCAGCGACACGAACTTCTTCCCCAGCCTCGCCCCGAACAACCCGTTCAACACGAATCCCGCGAACGGGAGCACGGGAATCAGCCAGAGAAGCCTCAGCATCGGTCGGTGCCTGCCGCGCGCGCTACCACTTGAGGAGCGCCATCTGATCGACGTCGGTGGAGTGACGGCGCTTGAAGACCGCCACGATGATGGCGAGGCCCACCGCGGCCTCGGCCGCGGCCACCGCCATCACGAAGAAGGCGAAGATCTGACCGTCCATCCCCGCGTGGGCCCGCGAGAGGGTCACGAAGGCGAGGTTGGCGGCGTTGAGCATGATCTCGATGGACATGAAGATGACGAGGGCGGAGCGGCGGATGAGGACGCCGATGACGCCCAGCGTGAAGAGGAGCCCGCTGACGGCGAGGACGAGCCCGGTCGGCACCATCTCAGTCGATCTCCCGCTTGGCCAGGTAGAGCGCCCCGATCATCGCGGCGAGGAGCAGGATCGACGCCGCCTCGAACGGAAAGAGGTACTCGGTGAAGAGGAGCGTGCCGATCGACTCGACGCCGCCGTAGCCGGCGGGGGTCTCAGGCAGGGTCGGCTCGTACCCGGCGAGGACGGGGAAGAGGGCCGCGAGGAGCGCGAAGGCCCCGAGGATCGTCGCGTAGAGCTGGGCCCTCCCCACCTTCCCCGCCTTTCCCTCGCCGCCGGGATCGAGGAGCATCACGACGAAGAGGAAGAGGACCATGATCGCCCCCGCGTAGAGGATGATCTGGATCATCGCCGCGAACGGGGCCGACAGCAGGACGAAGAAGAAGGCGATGGAGCACAGGTGCAGCGCGAGGGCGAGCGACTCGACGACGGGGTTCCGGTGGAGGATCACCACCGCCGCCGTCATCACGGCCACGAACGCGGTCAGATAGAAGAGCCCTTCGGTCATCTCAGAACCACCCGAGCAGGATCGCGCCGCCCACGTACAGGATGTTCACGAGCGCCATCGGGAGGAGGACCTTCCACCCGAGGCGCATGAGCTGGTCGTAGCGGAAGCGCGGCAGCGTCCAGCGCACCCAGATGTAGAGGAAGACGAGCCCCGTCACCTTCGCGCCGAAGATGGCGACGTGCACGAGCCAGCGCGCGGGCTCCGAGAACCCCGCGATGAGCCCCTCCACGAAGGGGAGGTGCCACCCGCCGAGGAAGAGGAGCGTCATCATGCAGCTCGACATCGTGACGTTGATGTACTCGCTCATGTAGAACATCGCGAACTTCATCGCGGAGTACTCGGTGTGGTACCCGGCGACGATCTCGGCCTCGGCCTCGGGAAGGTCGAACGGCAGCCGGTTCGTCTCGGCGAAGGCGGAGACGAGGAAGACGAAGAAGCCGAGGGGCATCGCGACGATGTACCAGACGCTCCCCATCTGGGCGTCGACGATGGCGCCGAGGCGGAGGCTCCCTGCGGCCATCAGCACGCCGACGACCGACAGCGTCATCGAGAGCTCGTACGAGATGAGCTGCGCCGACGAGCGCAGTCCCCCCATCAGCGAGTACTTGTTGTTCGACGACCAGCCCGCGAGGACGATGCCGTAGACGCCGAGGGAGGCGATCCCGAGGATGTACAGGACGCCCACGTCCAGGTCGGCGAGCTGAGGGATAATCGTGCTGTCGCCGACGTGGAACGGCGAGCCGACCGGCAGGACCGCGAAGGTGGCGAGCGCCGTGGTGAAGGCGATCGCGGGGGCGAGGATGAAGGTCGGCTTGTGCGCGAGCGCCGGGACGACCTCCTCCTTGAAGATGAACTTCAGCCCGTCGGCGACGGGCTGCAACAGCCCCCACGGTCCGACCCTGTTCGGGCCGAACCGCTCCTGGATGAAGCCGGCGATCTTGCGCTCCGCGAGGCTGATGTAGGCGACGGCCGTGAGGACCGCGACCGCGAGGATGGCGATCTTGATTGCGCTCGCGAGGGGGCCCATTCCCGCGACGAGGCCGACGAGGCTACCCACGCGCCGCCCCCGCGCCCCTCGGGATTCCCTTCGGGGCGATGGAAGCTCCCGCGCCGGGCTCCTCGAGGGCGCGACCGCCCGCGCCCAGTGAAGTCCACGTGACCCCGGCGAAGGCCGGGACCGCGCCCGCGACCTCGCGCAGGATGTCGGGGGCCGAGCCGTACGCCGCAGTGGCTCCGAGACGCTGAAGGACGAGTGCCACGAGCTGCCAGACGGGGAGCGCCGACGATCGAGGCGTGACGGCGCGCCTCACGCGCTGGGCTCTCCCGTGGAAGTTGACGTACGTCCCCTCGAACTCGCCGTAGGCCGCGGCGGGAACGCGCACGGCGGCCGCCCCGGCCGACACGGTCAGGAACGGATCGATGGTCAGGAGCTGCCCCCCCTTCGCGAGCACGGCGAGAGCGCGATCTCCGCCCGGAAGCGCCGCGGGATCTTCCGCGATGGCGAGGAGCGTCGTGATCCTCCCCGAGGCGACGTCGTCGAGGAGAGCGCGCGTCGAGCCGCCCCCCGCATCCACGTCGAAGCCGAGGAGGGCCGCCCCCTTCCGGTTCGCGGTGCGATCGGCCTTGATGAGGAATCCGTCGTCCTTCCCGCGAAGCCTCTCCGGGACGACGACGCGGAGCGCGGGGCCGATGGCGCCGGCGAGCCGCTTCACGACCCAGAGGTCCTCGACCGTCAGGTTCGCCGACGCGAGGATCGCCGCCCCCGACGGGCCCGCCGCCTTCAGCCGATCGGCGATCTTCGCCGCGGCGTCGGGGAGGCGCGAGGGCTCGAAGCCGGCGCCTCCCTTCGACTCGGGATCCGCGAGCCGCTTCGACTCGGCAATCGGCTTGTACGAGAGGCGCCCCTCGTCACACATCCACCAGCCATTCACCGCCTGGTTCTCGCGCGGCGTGAGGCGGTAGATCCTGTTCTCGCTCGTGCCGAGGTTCACGTTGCAGCCGGCGGCGCACCCGCCGCAGACCGTCGGCACGTCGCGGATGAACCAGACCCTCTTCTGGAAGCGGAACTCCTTGAGCGTCAGCGCGCCGACCGGGCAGATGTCGACGACGTTGCCGGAGTAGTCGTTCGCGAGCGGCCGTCCCGGGAAGATGCCGATCTCGTTGTGCAGTCCGCGCTGGAAGACCCCCAGCTCCGAGGACCGCGTGACCTCGTCACAGAAGCGCACGCACCGCGTGCACATGATGCAGCGCTCGCTGTCGAGGACCACGTGAGGCCCGACCTCGACGTCCTTCTTGAAGTTCATCCGGTGCTCGCGGAAACGGCTCCCGGCGTTCCCGTACTTGAAGGAGTACTCCTGGAGCCGGCACTCCCCCGCCTGATCGCAGATGGGGCAGTCGAGCGGGTGGTTCGCGAGGAGGAACTCCTCGACCCCCGCGACCCCCTTCTTCACCTTGTCGCTCCGCGTGAGGACGACCATCCCGTCGGCCGCCTGCGTGGTGCACGACGTGACGAGCTTGGGCATCTTCTCGATCTCGACGAGGCACATCCGGCAGTTCCCCGCGACCGTGAGGCCGGGGTGGTAGCAGTAGTGAGGAGGCATCACGCCCGCTTTGCGGGCGGCCTCGATCACGGAGGTCCCTTTATCGACCTCGACCGCCTTGCCGTCAATCGTGAGACGGATCGTCTCCGCCATCGTGTGTCAGGCCTCGGGGAGGGTGCAGCGACCCTGCTTGATGTGATCCTCGAACTCGGATCGGAACTTGTTCACGAACGCCATGGCCGGCAGCGCCGCGGCGTCGGCGAAGACGCAGATCGTCTTGCCGATCATGTTGTCGCAGACGTCCAGCATCGTCTCGCAGTCGCCGCTCTGCCCGCCTCCGTCCTCGATCCGCTTCACGATCCGGTGGATCCAGCTCACGCCGACGCGGCACGGCGTGCACTGGCCGCACGACTCGTGCGCGAAGAAGCGGAGGATGCGCTCGAGGGCGCGGACCATGCAGACCGTGTCGTCCATCACCATGACGCCGGCCGAGCCGAGCATCGACTTGCGCGCGGCGAGTGAGTCGAAGTCCATGGGCACGTCGGCGCACTCGGCCGCCGTGAGGACCGGCGCCGACGCCCCGCCCGGGACGATCGCCTTGAGCTTCCGCCCGTCTTTCCAGAGCCCGCCCCCCATCTCGTTCACCAGCGTCATGAGCTGCGTGCCGAGGGGCGCCTCGTAGACGCCCGGGCGCTTGAGGTGGCCGCTGAGGCAGTACAGCTTGGGCCCCGCGTTCTTCTCGCGGCCGATCGTCAGGTACCAGTCGGCGCCGCGTTCGAGGATGAACGGCACGTTCGCGAGCGTCTCGACGTTGTTGATGGTCGTCGGGCAGCCGTACAGCCCCGCGACCGCGGGGAACGGCGGCTTGAGGCGCGGGTAGCCGCGCTTCCCCTCGAGCGATTCCATCAGCGCCGTCTCCTCGCCGCAGATGTACGCGCCGGCGCCCCGGTGCATGACGACGTCGATGTCGGCGCCGCTCCCGAGGATGTTCTTCCCCAGGTAGCCCTTCTTCCGCGCGTCGTCGACGGCCATCTGCATGGTGCGCAGCGCCCTCACGAACTCGCCTCGGACGTAGACGAACGCCGTCTTCGCGCGGATCGCGTGGGCGCTGATGAGGATTCCCTCGAGGCACAGGTGCGGGTCCTCCTCCATGAGGAGGCGGTCCTTGAAGGTCCCCGGCTCGCTCTCGTCGGCGTTCACGATCAGGTAGCGGGGCTTCGGCGAGTCCTTCGGCATGAAGGTCCACTTCAGCCCCGTCGGGAATCCCGCCCCGCCGCGCCCGCGCAGCGAGGACTTCTTCACCTCGTCCGTCACCGACTCGGGAGGAAGCGTGATCGCCTTCCGGAGCGCCTGGTACCCGCCGCGCTGCTCGTAGACCTCGAGCGTGGCCGACCCCGGCACGCCGACGTTCCGTGTGAGGAGCTTCTCGGCCATCGCGCTCATTTCAAGGAGTCGAGGAGAGCGTCGACCTTCGCGATCGGGTCGAGGTTCTCGTGGAAATCGTCGTTGAGCTGGAGCATCGGCGCCGTGCCGCACGAGCCGAGGCACTCCACCGTCACCAGCGTGAACTTCCCGTCCGCGGTCGTGCCTCCCACCTCGACGCCGAGCTTCTTCCTGAGGTGCGAGACGACGGCGTCGGCGCCGCGGAGATAGCACGAGAGGGTCGTGCAGACCTGGATGAGGTGGCGGCCGATCGGCTTCGTCTGGTACATCGTGTAGAACGAGACGACGCCCGCGACGAAGGCCGGCGACACGTCGAGCTTCGCCGCGATCTCCTCCATCGCCCTGCTGCCCACGAACCCCTGCTCCTTCTGCGCGACCCAGAGGGCCGGCAGCAGCGCCGATCGCCGGTCCGGGTACAGCGCGACGAGGCGATCGATCTCGAGCCGCGACCCGGCGGTGAGGGCCTTTCCCTCGTCCGGCGCGATCCCCTCCGGGCCCGCGGGGCCGCGCAGTGCGACGGACCCGGCCGCGAACCCCGGGATCTTCGAGGGATCGGACGGGAGCACCTTGAGCCCCCCCGTCCCCGCGCGCGGCTCGCTCATCGGTCCACCTCCCCCATGACGGGGTCGAGGCTCGCGATGATGGCCACGAGGTCGGAGACGAGCTGCCCCTCCGCGATCTTCACGAGCGCCTGGAGATTGATGAATGACGGCGAGCGGATCTTCAGGCGGTACGGGCTCCTGCCCCCTTCGCTCTTGATGTAGAAGCCGAGCTCACCCTTCGGCGCCTCGATCGCGTGGTAGACCTCGCCCACCGGCGCGTCGAACGACTCGGTGACGAGGATGAACTGGTGGATCAGCTCCTCCATCTTCCGGAGGACGTTCTCCTTCGGCGGCAGGACGATCTTCGGATCGTCCACCACGATGGGGCCGTCCGGCATCTTCGCGATGATCTGGTGCAGGATCCGCACGCTCTGCCGCATCTCCTCGAGCCTGACGAGGTAGCGGTCGTAGACGTCGCCGACGGAGCCGACCGGTACGTCGAAGTCGAGCTCGTCGTAGCCGGAGTAGGGCTCGACCTTCCGGAGGTCCCAGTCCTTTCCGCAGGCGCGGAGGTTAGGGCCCGTCACGCCGAGATCGATCGCGTCCTCGAGCTTGAGGACGCCGATGTCCTTCGTGCGCTCGACCCAGATCTTGTTGTGCGTGAGGAGCGCCTCCCACTCCTCGACCTCCTTCGGGAAGCGGGTGACCCATCCCTTGAACTGATCGAGGAACCCCGGCGGCAGATCGCGCGCAAGCCCGCCCACGCGCGTGTACGACGTCGTCATGCGCGTGCCGGTGAGCATCTCGATGAAGTCGTAGAGGATCTCGCGCTCCCGGAACGTGTAGAAGAAGACGCTGAGCGCGCCGAGGTCCACCGCGTGGGTGCCGAGCCACAGGAGGTGCGCCGAGATGCGGCTCAGCTCGCAGACGAGCACGCGGATCGCCCGCGCCCGAGGCGGCACCTCGCAGTCGATCAGCTTCTCGACCGCCATCACGTACGCGCAGTTGTTCGAGAGGGGGGCGAGGTAGTCGAGGCGGTCGGTGTACGGGATGAACTGGTGGTAGGTCTTGTTCTCCGCGAGCTTCTCCATCCCGCGGTGGAGGTAGCCGACGTGCGGGGTGCACTTCCGCACGATCTCCCCCTCGAGGTCGAGGACGAGCCTCAGGACCCCGTGGGTCGACGGGTGCGACGGCCCCATGTTGATCGTGACCGCCTCGCCTCCGCTCTCGAGCTTCTCGCGCGTGATCGACATCGCGTCAGGCTCCGTGGCCTTCGAGTGGGAAGTCCTTGCGGAGCGGGTGGAACTCGAAGTCCTCGGGCATGAGGATGCGCCGCAGATCGGGGTGCCCGTCGAAGACGACGCCGACGAGGTCGTACGCCTCGCGCTCCTGCCAGTCGGCGCCGACCCAGACTCCCGTCACCGTGGGGCAGTGGTTCGTCTCTGCGAGCCTGACCTTCAGGCGCAGGCGCGCGTTGTTGCGGAAGGAGTACAGGTGGTAGAGGACCTCGTACTCGTAGTCGCGATCGCCGAAGTGAATCCCCGTCAGATCGCTCAGCATCTCGAACGAGAGATCGGGATCGAGCTTCACGAAGCGGCAGGCCTCGACGATCCGCGCGGCATCGACGACGACCGTGACCTCTCCGCGAAACACCGAGGTCTCCGCGATCGACGCGCCGAGTCGCGCGCGGAGCGCTTCGGCCGCCTTCTCGGCGATCGGGTGGGGCTTCTCCCAGCGCGTCACTCCCACTCAAGGCCTCCCCGGCGCCAGCAGTAGACGTACCCCACGACGAGCACGCCGAGGAAGAGGAGCATCTCGGCGAAGCCGAAGAGCCCCATCCTGCGGAAGAGGACGGCCCAGGGGTAGAGGAACGCCGCCTCGATGTCGAAGAGGATGAAGAGCATCGCGACGACGTAAAACCTTATCGAGGCCCGCTTGCGCGCCGTGTCGATGACC from Acidobacteriota bacterium includes:
- the nuoK gene encoding NADH-quinone oxidoreductase subunit NuoK — protein: MVPTGLVLAVSGLLFTLGVIGVLIRRSALVIFMSIEIMLNAANLAFVTLSRAHAGMDGQIFAFFVMAVAAAEAAVGLAIIVAVFKRRHSTDVDQMALLKW
- a CDS encoding NADH-quinone oxidoreductase subunit J, with translation MTEGLFYLTAFVAVMTAAVVILHRNPVVESLALALHLCSIAFFFVLLSAPFAAMIQIILYAGAIMVLFLFVVMLLDPGGEGKAGKVGRAQLYATILGAFALLAALFPVLAGYEPTLPETPAGYGGVESIGTLLFTEYLFPFEAASILLLAAMIGALYLAKREID
- the nuoH gene encoding NADH-quinone oxidoreductase subunit NuoH, which produces MGPLASAIKIAILAVAVLTAVAYISLAERKIAGFIQERFGPNRVGPWGLLQPVADGLKFIFKEEVVPALAHKPTFILAPAIAFTTALATFAVLPVGSPFHVGDSTIIPQLADLDVGVLYILGIASLGVYGIVLAGWSSNNKYSLMGGLRSSAQLISYELSMTLSVVGVLMAAGSLRLGAIVDAQMGSVWYIVAMPLGFFVFLVSAFAETNRLPFDLPEAEAEIVAGYHTEYSAMKFAMFYMSEYINVTMSSCMMTLLFLGGWHLPFVEGLIAGFSEPARWLVHVAIFGAKVTGLVFLYIWVRWTLPRFRYDQLMRLGWKVLLPMALVNILYVGGAILLGWF
- a CDS encoding (2Fe-2S)-binding protein, translated to MAETIRLTIDGKAVEVDKGTSVIEAARKAGVMPPHYCYHPGLTVAGNCRMCLVEIEKMPKLVTSCTTQAADGMVVLTRSDKVKKGVAGVEEFLLANHPLDCPICDQAGECRLQEYSFKYGNAGSRFREHRMNFKKDVEVGPHVVLDSERCIMCTRCVRFCDEVTRSSELGVFQRGLHNEIGIFPGRPLANDYSGNVVDICPVGALTLKEFRFQKRVWFIRDVPTVCGGCAAGCNVNLGTSENRIYRLTPRENQAVNGWWMCDEGRLSYKPIAESKRLADPESKGGAGFEPSRLPDAAAKIADRLKAAGPSGAAILASANLTVEDLWVVKRLAGAIGPALRVVVPERLRGKDDGFLIKADRTANRKGAALLGFDVDAGGGSTRALLDDVASGRITTLLAIAEDPAALPGGDRALAVLAKGGQLLTIDPFLTVSAGAAAVRVPAAAYGEFEGTYVNFHGRAQRVRRAVTPRSSALPVWQLVALVLQRLGATAAYGSAPDILREVAGAVPAFAGVTWTSLGAGGRALEEPGAGASIAPKGIPRGAGAARG
- the nuoF gene encoding NADH-quinone oxidoreductase subunit NuoF produces the protein MAEKLLTRNVGVPGSATLEVYEQRGGYQALRKAITLPPESVTDEVKKSSLRGRGGAGFPTGLKWTFMPKDSPKPRYLIVNADESEPGTFKDRLLMEEDPHLCLEGILISAHAIRAKTAFVYVRGEFVRALRTMQMAVDDARKKGYLGKNILGSGADIDVVMHRGAGAYICGEETALMESLEGKRGYPRLKPPFPAVAGLYGCPTTINNVETLANVPFILERGADWYLTIGREKNAGPKLYCLSGHLKRPGVYEAPLGTQLMTLVNEMGGGLWKDGRKLKAIVPGGASAPVLTAAECADVPMDFDSLAARKSMLGSAGVMVMDDTVCMVRALERILRFFAHESCGQCTPCRVGVSWIHRIVKRIEDGGGQSGDCETMLDVCDNMIGKTICVFADAAALPAMAFVNKFRSEFEDHIKQGRCTLPEA
- the nuoE gene encoding NADH-quinone oxidoreductase subunit NuoE — its product is MSEPRAGTGGLKVLPSDPSKIPGFAAGSVALRGPAGPEGIAPDEGKALTAGSRLEIDRLVALYPDRRSALLPALWVAQKEQGFVGSRAMEEIAAKLDVSPAFVAGVVSFYTMYQTKPIGRHLIQVCTTLSCYLRGADAVVSHLRKKLGVEVGGTTADGKFTLVTVECLGSCGTAPMLQLNDDFHENLDPIAKVDALLDSLK
- the nuoD gene encoding NADH dehydrogenase (quinone) subunit D encodes the protein MSITREKLESGGEAVTINMGPSHPSTHGVLRLVLDLEGEIVRKCTPHVGYLHRGMEKLAENKTYHQFIPYTDRLDYLAPLSNNCAYVMAVEKLIDCEVPPRARAIRVLVCELSRISAHLLWLGTHAVDLGALSVFFYTFREREILYDFIEMLTGTRMTTSYTRVGGLARDLPPGFLDQFKGWVTRFPKEVEEWEALLTHNKIWVERTKDIGVLKLEDAIDLGVTGPNLRACGKDWDLRKVEPYSGYDELDFDVPVGSVGDVYDRYLVRLEEMRQSVRILHQIIAKMPDGPIVVDDPKIVLPPKENVLRKMEELIHQFILVTESFDAPVGEVYHAIEAPKGELGFYIKSEGGRSPYRLKIRSPSFINLQALVKIAEGQLVSDLVAIIASLDPVMGEVDR
- a CDS encoding NADH-quinone oxidoreductase subunit C, with the protein product MGVTRWEKPHPIAEKAAEALRARLGASIAETSVFRGEVTVVVDAARIVEACRFVKLDPDLSFEMLSDLTGIHFGDRDYEYEVLYHLYSFRNNARLRLKVRLAETNHCPTVTGVWVGADWQEREAYDLVGVVFDGHPDLRRILMPEDFEFHPLRKDFPLEGHGA
- the ndhC gene encoding NADH-quinone oxidoreductase subunit A, whose amino-acid sequence is MLDSFLPAMMLLGVAAAMAFGMIGISHLFGFVKHSRVKLNQYECGIPVIDTARKRASIRFYVVAMLFILFDIEAAFLYPWAVLFRRMGLFGFAEMLLFLGVLVVGYVYCWRRGGLEWE